In one Heteronotia binoei isolate CCM8104 ecotype False Entrance Well chromosome 1, APGP_CSIRO_Hbin_v1, whole genome shotgun sequence genomic region, the following are encoded:
- the DPY30 gene encoding protein dpy-30 homolog — protein sequence MHHNIIRFFSSKPTLYLITSLHHIMDTEQIMESQPQVPENPHAEYGLAENVERIAENEKTSAEKTSKQKVDLQSLPTRAYLDQTVVPILLQGLAVLAKERPPNPIEFLATYLLKNKAQFEDRN from the exons ATGCATCACAATATAATCAGGTTTTTTTCTTCCAAGCCGACTTTATATTTGATAACTTCTTTACATCATATCATGGACACCGAACAGATAATGGAGAGCCAGCCACAG GTTCCAGAAAATCCTCATGCAGAATATGGTCTTGCAGAAAATGTAGAG CGAATAGCAGAAAATGAGAAGACTAGTGCAGAGAAGACATCAAAACAGAAGGTGGATCTGCAATCATTACCTACACGTGCCTATCTGGATCAGACAGTTGTGCCCATCTTGTTACAAGGCCTTGCAGTGCTTGCAAAAGAGAG gCCACCAAATCCTATTGAATTCCTAGCAACGTATCTGTTAAAAAATAAGGCACAGTTTGAGGACCGAAATTAA